A region from the Pelobates fuscus isolate aPelFus1 chromosome 3, aPelFus1.pri, whole genome shotgun sequence genome encodes:
- the LOC134601917 gene encoding extracellular calcium-sensing receptor-like: MLHMNMLKPYHKRAEEVAVICAPASEDFDILHLPNLLRDGSQSASHYDIQGCSLHGSDLVEMLEEGDILIGVVLPFHIYKEYHKIMFTERPPQGSCKIFSFEVFQQFHAMKFAFDEINRSPTLLPNLTLGFQVYDSCSGIQEELDGTLKMLTGQKQGVPNFLCKKLSPVSSIIGHSMSSFSILNAHVLGLYRYPQVSYLSTSSVLSDKTHFPSFFRTVPSDAFQIKGLAQLVLHFGWTWVGLVAVDDDYGHQGIPALKQEILRGGACVAFTEYITTNRMEQIPHLTKIVKESTAKVVIVFTTDGETMLLLDEMLRQNVTSKLFVASEAWSISKMLSVNKYSSLLSGAIGLSFQSSTIPGFGQFVNSINPFKNTEDPWTNIFWKKALGCKKCDHTNVTVSWDNFTFCTGNESMESIQDSFYDVSNLRSAYNLYKAVHVIAKSLDDMKKCRKDKGPFYNGSCPDFHDFKPWQLSYYVQQVRLTLDNGQEHFFDMNGDPPAVYDIVNWQMRADGTIRHIKVGGYDTTKAKENVFHINATAVQWSSYEGQVYCENSVDCFKCPWNMWPNDQKDTCLLKNREFLSIEEPLGAALAATSVLSSLLPISIVGLFMCYKNTPIVRANNLSLSCLLLMSMSLCFLSSLAFIGYPQREKCIFRQVAFGTVFTLCVSCILAKTLMVVFAFMATKPGSSLKRWAKPLVSYMIIFVSFFLQLIVCISWISFAPPFPTNNIQTKPGIIIVECDEGSPTAFWCMLGYLSLLATISFIVAFLARRLPDSFNEAKFITFSMLAFLSVWVSYIPASLSSTGKYTVAMEIFAILSSSWALLSCMFVQKCFIILFRPELNSKVHLMGKSQN, translated from the exons CATCCCATTATGACATTCAAGGATGCAGTCTTCACGGATCTGATTTGGTTGAGATGTTGGAGGAAGGTGATATCTTAATAGGTGTAGTGCTCCCTTTTCATATTTATAAAGAATACCATAAAATCATGTTTACGGAACGTCCTCCACAGGGATCTTGCAAAAT ATTTAGTTTTGAAGTATTTCAGCAGTTTCATGCCATGAAGTTTGCTTTTGACGAGATCAACCGGAGCCCCACTCTACTTCCTAACCTAACTCTGGGTTTCCAAGTCTATGATTCATGTTCAGGAATCCAAGAAGAGCTGGatggaactttaaagatgttaacAGGTCAGAAGCAGGGAGTCCCAAATTTCCTTTGCAAGAAATTATCCCCTGTGTCCTCCATCATTGGACATTCCATGTCTTCTTTCTCTATTCTCAATGCTCACGTGCTGGGCTTATACCGATACCCACAG GTAAGTTACTTGTCAACCAGTTCTGTCCTGAGTGACAAAACACACTTCCCCTCATTCTTCCGTACTGTCCCAAGTGATGCCTTTCAAATCAAGGGTCTCGCACAGTTGGTGTTACACTTTGGCTGGACGTGGGTTGGGTTAGTGGCTGTGGATGATGACTATGGGCATCAAGGCATTCCAGCCCTTAAGCAGGAAATCCTCAGGGGTGGAGCTTGTGTGGCATTCACAGAATATATAACAACTAATCGTATGGAACAAATTCCTCACTTAACAAAGATTGTGAAAGAATCAACAGCAAAAGTTGTGATTGTTTTTACTACAGATGGTGAGACTATGCTACTTCTGGATGAGATGTTGAGGCAAAATGTAACAAGCAAACTTTTTGTGGCCAGTGAAGCTTGGTCCATCTCAAAAATGTTATCAGTGAACAAATATTCTTCACTGCTGTCTGGAGCTATTGGTTTATCCTTCCAAAGCTCAACAATCCCAGGATTTGGACAATTTGTGAACTCCATTAACCCCTTTAAAAACACAGAGGATCCATGGACAAACATATTCTGGAAAAAAGCTTTAGGGTGTAAAAAATGTGACCACACAAACGTCACAGTTTCATGGGATAATTTCACATTCTGTACAGGAAATGAGAGTATGGAGAGTATCCAGGACAGCTTCTACGATGTATCTAACTTACGAAGTGCCTATAACCTTTATAAGGCAGTTCATGTCATAGCTAAATCTTTAGATGATATGAAAAAATGCAGAAAAGACAAAGGACCATTTTATAATGGGAGCTGCCCTGACTTTCATGACTTTAAACCATGGCAG CTATCATATTATGTCCAACAAGTACGGTTGACGCTTGACAATGGACAAGAACACTTCTTCGACATGAATGGTGACCCACCTGCAGTGTATGATATTGTAAACTGGCAAATGAGGGCAGATGGCACAATAAGGCACATAAAAGTTGGTGGCTATGATACCACAAAGGCTAAAGAGAATGTCTTTCATATCAATGCAACTGCTGTCCAATGGTCATCTTATGAAGGACAGGTATACTGTGAAA ACTCAGTTGACTGCTTCAAGTGTCCATGGAATATGTGGCCCAATGACCAGAAAGACACATGTCTCCTGAAGAACAGAGAGTTTCTCTCCATTGAAGAGCCTTTGGGTGCTGCCCTAGCTGCTACAAGTGTTCTCTCATCCTTGCTGCCAATTTCTATTGTTGGGCTTTTCATGTGTTATAAAAATACCCCTATTGTCCGAGCAAACAACCTCTCCCTAAGTTGTCTTCTCCTAATGTCAATGTCCCTCTGTTTCCTCAGCTCCTTAGCTTTTATAGGTTACCCTCAGCGTGAGAAATGCATTTTTCGGCAAGTTGCATTCGGCACAGTCTTTACACTTTGTGTATCTTGTATTTTAGCCAAAACGCTCATGGTGGTTTTTGCCTTCATGGCCACAAAACCTGGTAGCAGTTTAAAGAGATGGGCTAAGCCTCTGGTTTCCTATATGATAATTTTTGTATCCTTCTTCTTACAATTAATTGTGTGCATCTCATGGATCTCATTTGCCCCTCCTTTCCCAACAAACAACATACAAACCAAACCAGGAATTATCATTGTTGAATGTGATGAGGGTTCACCCACAGCCTTCTGGTGCATGCTGGGATACCTTAGTCTCCTGGCCACCATCAGTTTCATTGTTGCCTTCTTGGCCAGAAGACTTCCTGACAGTTTCAATGAAGCCAAGTTTATCACCTTTAGCATGCTAGCCTTCCTCAGTGTCTGGGTTTCCTACATCCCAGCTTCTCTTAGTTCCACTGGAAAGTACACGGTGGCCATGGAAATCTTTGCCATCCTGTCTTCAAGCTGGGCCCTGTTGAGTTGCATGTTTgtccaaaaatgttttattatattgttcAGACCAGAACTGAATTCTAAGGTACATCTGATGGGGAAATCACAAAATTAA